AAAATTTCGGAAAGATCTCTCTCCAAGAACAAACcattattaatttaattctttaaaaacagaaaataaaatagcaatcTTGGTTTCTAAAGCTTCCTCGTTTTAAAGTCCATCCTACGTACACGTTAAATCAATGAGTTCAGGTTTATGCAGGTTTCTACACGTTTAAAGCTTTTACATTGAGACTCATGCCTTTCAGATGCGTTGATTCTGAAGCATCTCCACCCCTATTCCCACCTAGGCTCGTAAGAGACTGGCTGAGGCCATCCAAGTCCACCCACCGCTGGGAAGGGACTGATGAGGTTCATTTCACCAGGCAGTCCTGACCGCAGAGCAGGGCAGCCTGCCTGGCCTTGGCTGGCCCAGCCGTAGACACGCCCATGTTTTGAGTCAGTAACATTCCTTTTCCCACAGAACAGGCTGCAGGCCCCTGCCCTGCAGCCATCTGTCCACCTCTCAGACTGGGCTCCATTGTCCAAGCAGCCGACGATCAGCACCTTTAATACTACCCGTGCCCCTGAGCACCCTGACCCCAGGGAGACCCCTTTTCTGGAGAGACCAACAGACTCAGGCAGTTTCGGAGGGAAGGCCTGGAGGGAGAGGAGCCAGACAGACAGTCTGTCCATGGGAGAGGGACACACAGTCCTTAGCACCCTGTAGGGCAGTGTCTCCCACAAAAGCTGCGAACAGATGTTTCAGCTTCGCCTCTGATGACCCTGGGCCAACCAGTGGCCCCCCATCTTCCAGGGCTCGTGGTCACATTGTTTCACTGGGTAAAGCCTCTACAGGAGAGGAGGCAGCAAGGTGACCGAAGGAAAGGCAGCTGGGAGGGAGACCTCCGGGGTCCCGCAGCCCAGCAGGGCCATGGCAGCCAGAGGGAGCAGCCTCCCTGCCGGGCCAGGAGTGGATAGGCAGGAGCCCGCCGCCTTCTTCCACTCGCTGACTTGCTGCCTGTCCTCTGGGAGAGACCTCAGTTTCGCTGCtggccacagctccctcccgcccAGGGCCCTCGGGACATGCATGGGAGGAATGTCAGGGCCACATCTTCCCCGGGGGGCATGGAGGCTGCAGGTGGGCGAGTCACCCTGAGTAGGGAAGGGAGCGGGTGGCCCCACAGCCAGGGCCCGGCCCCGGGAACGGTGTGTCTGGCGAGGGTGGTAGGCCACCGGCCCAGAAGCGGCTGTGCCAGCTCCCTTTCTTCCCTGACCCGCGGTGTGGTCAAAGAGGGGCCTTGACCGAGGGACGCCTGTGGATCTCAGAAGCAAAGAGGGTTGGGAAGCAAGGGTCAAGGTGGGGAGGGCGGCAGAGTCACAGAGAAGTACAGCGGGCATGGCAGAAGGTGgtgggccctgccctgcccatccccctccccgGCCAGAAAAGTCTCCGTGCCGCCAGGCCCCATCCTTGCTTCACCATGACAACCAGGCGCCACCCAGCTTGGCCTGAGCTGACCCAAGGGTAGGGTCTGGGGTGAGGGTAAGGGAGGTGGCGCCCCTGTCCTTTGCGGGTGAGGCCGGCCCCCACGTGGAGCGGGGGCAGAGAGGAGCCGCGGAGAGTcaggcctccccctccccctccctcctgcccccagtgAGGAAGGACCTGGGCGGCGGGGAGGGGCGCCCATCACTTTCCCACCGGGGGAAGCGCAGAGGGGGCTCCAGGCTGGGTCGCCATGATGTGGTAGATGGATTCGCGGAAGCGCTGGTCCCGGCTGAGCCGCTTGGCCACCTCCTTCAGCTCCTCCATGTTGTTAGCTTCCAGCTGGGATGTCATGAAGGACTGGGACGGCTTCACTGGGGATACGGTGGCCCCACGGGCCGGCCGTGAACAGCCCTCCCTCCACTGGGGCACAGCCCTGTCCCCAACCCCAGCCACCCTCCCTCACACCCCAtcctccagcccctccaggcCCATGGGCTCCCATGACCCTGGGAGAAGCCCAAGGCTGGGGGAGCCGGGCTCGGGCCACACTCGGGGCTGggccagcccctctccctccctgccctgccctcttccTGCCTAGTCACCGACAGCCCGGACCGTCCCACCCGCCAGGgcccgggcgggggggggggggggggcagccacACCCACCGTCATTCCAGGAGGTGCTGGACCGGCGCCGGTGGAAGCGGCAGCTCTTGATGCGGCGAGTGGCCGCCTTGTGGATGTACACGGAGTTCTTCATGATGACCGGCATCTTGGCCTCCAGCTCCGCATTCCGGATGCACTCTTCAAAGAACCCTGCGGCCGCAGTTCCACTgcaccctcccctcctgcccgcccctcccctccccaggatcCTGGTTGGGTGGAGAGGGAAATACGCTGACCCCCATCCCTTTGGAGACCTAAGTCACCTGCCAAAGGGGGCAGAACTTCAGGCTTTCCCCCCACCCCGGATCCAAGAGCCAAAGGCAGCCACGCCCAGGAGATGCCCATCAACACCTATGGGTCACCTAGTGCACACCAGGCCCCGAGTGGCGCTCCGGCCCCAGGCCGGGCTCCGCAGGGCCTGGACGGCTGGGCAGAGCTCGAGGGCTGGGCCGGCGTTGGGGGCAGGGCTTACTCTTCAGGTGGCTCACGTCAGCCCGCAtcctctcctccttctgcttGTTCCGCACCCTGGAGTTGAGCCCTTGTTCCAGGCTCCGCAaggccccctctgcctcccgcagacGCCTCTCCAGGTCCACGCGGACCTTCACCTCAGCCTGAGGGGAGAGGCGAGGAGAGGGAAATGGGTCCTGGCGGGGCAGCTACCATCCCTTGGAGGCCTTCCCCGATCACCCGTGGCTCAGCGGGCTTTCTCGCCTCCAGACTGGGATGGAAGTTACCGCATCCTGCTTCTTGTCTTACGCCCTCCACCCGATGGCCGGGACTCAGCCCCTGCACGGGACAGGTGTCTCCAATGATGCCCCACCGCAGGTGAGGCTCAGGGCTTCCCCTCGTGGTGGCTGCACTGCTTGCACCTGGCTGGTCAGGGGCTCATTCAGGAAGTTGCCCGGTGAGGGGAGGGATGTGAGGGAAGTAAGCCTCCTGGTGAGGGGAGGGCCCCGGGCACCACGTGCTCCCAGTGGCCCAGCACCTTGAGCTCGCGCTCTGCCTGCAGCTTCTCCGCCGTCAGCTCCTGCAGGGAGTTCTGCAGCGCCTGGGACTGGCTGGAATAGAACTCCCGCTCCTCCTCCAGGGCCCGTGAGCGTTCCTCGTTCTCCTTCATCCTGCCCCGGGGAGAGGTGTTCGCTCAGGGCCCACTCACCAACGGGGCTTCCAGTGGGAGGGCGGCCCCTCGCAGGGACCTGGCTGGAGAAACCTGAGACCCTGCTTCGTGAGCCCCAGAACTGGCTGGGTCCTGTCTCCCAGGTGGTGATGGGGGTAACGTGGTCAGTGAGGGGAGTCCTGGGTCCACGTCTCGCTAGTTCTGTGAGCTCGGGGAGGTCCTCCAACCCCTccaaggctcagtttcctcatctgtaaaatggggctgagaGGACCTGCCCAGCCCGTCACAAAGCTCTGTTAGACAGGCCTAGTGACTGTCTGTATGGGTCACACCATTGCAAGAGACAATTACCAAGTCTGCTTAGGATAGCGAAGGATTGCTTCCCATTTGcctggtggggaaactgagtcctaGCCAAAAGGAAGTGAGTGACCCATTTGATCGAGGACAACTAGAACCCAAGAGCCCAGGTGTCCAGTTCACGGAGAGTTTCCTCTATGGACTTAGGGGTTTAGGGCTCCCTCACCGCTTCTCCGCCAGGAGCTTCTCCTCTAAGAGCTGCTGCATCTTCTCCTCTATCTGCCTCAGGTTGCTATGGAGACCCCCACTGGGGGGTTGCTGCTCGCTCTGATTGGCCAGTGTCTGCAGCTGGTTCTCATTCTCCTCCAGCATTTCCAgggttttcttcttctctatgGAGAGTTCCTGGCATGGAGGGAGGCGAAGAAGAGAAAGAGCCTAAGTCAGGATCTCCGCCATGGCTGCCCTCACCTGGATTTCAATTCCGGGAAGTGAGGCTCTCCTCGCTCAGTCCTCTGAGGGACACCTGAAATGTCTTCATTCTTCCCTGAGGTAAAAGGCCAGCGAGGATCTCCTTCCTCCCACTGAGGCAAGGCTACTCCTCCATCGAGGAAGTCAGGGAGGAGCCCAGCTCGTGGCAGTGGACGCGGACGGGGCACCTACTACAATGGGGACCAAAGGCTCAAGGGCATCGTGAGCTTCTGGGGTCCTTGTTCCTCCAGGAACAAGTGAGGGAGTGTGCTGGGCTTGTGTGAAGAACACCCAACAGGAACCAGCCCAAGAGCAGACTTAGACATTCTCCCCACTTATCAGACTGGGATCTTGCACTACtaagaaattctggagttgaaactACCCATGAGAACGACTTCCTGTGGTGAGACagggaaagataaacaaataaaggCACCACAAAGCCGCAGTCAGTCAAGGGGGAATAGAAACCTTGCAATCCGCAAGGCAGTTCATGAATCTGGTAACCATCACGGATCTCCCACGACATGCCAGGCTCACTCGAGGTGCTGGGCTTGGAGAGAACTTAAGATGCAATCTAGTGAAGCTCACCGTTTGGAAAACACAACCTCATGTGTCAAGTGCATTAACAGATGTACAAAGTGCCGTGGGGACCCAGAGCTCGGAGCAAATCCCTCCTTCGAAGAGTCAGGGAACCTGGACTACAGTGATATTTGAGCTGAGCTTTAGAAGGATGAAAGTGTTCTCTAGGCAGAGAAGAGGTGAGAGCACGTTCTGGGGAGAAGGAGCAGTGTGGGCCAAGGTGTGGAGGATGGAGGTCACGGCTTCCTTGGGGCACTTGTGTTCAGTGGTTTGAACCAGATGTGGGGATGTCATTGTGCCGGGTGTGGAGGggcagcagagggagaggggacgGGAGGGTAGCAGAGGCTGGGGCCAGAATGTGCACCTGGACGCCCTGCTAAAGAGTTGGCACCTTGTCCTTGACAcatgcctcctcctcccccctcgcTGTTTCCGTATCAAGTGGAGGTGATCTGGCAGTGGATTTTCCCTCATGCTCAATTTCACCGGGAACAGCTAAGTGAATGAGCCACAAGAAGGAAGTGGTGGGTGGTCATGCAGCCCACCCTAATCGATCCTCCATCGAGTATAAAAATATaagcactggggcttccctggtggcgcagtggttgagggtccacctgccgatgcaggggacacgggttcgtgccccggtccgggaagatcccacgtgccgcagagcggctgggcccgtgagccatggctactgagcctgcgcgtccggagcctgtgctccgcaacgggagaggccacagcagtgagaggcccgcgtaccgcaaaaaaaaaaaaaaaaaaaaaaatatacatatatatatatatatatatatataaaagcactgAAGAAGGTGGATTTCCTAAGGCCACGGTCATAGCCAGGGCAAACTTGAATTTGCCCTTCTGGGATCTGCTTTGAGCCTCAAGTGTCAGCTGGAGTTCCCAGTGGTCCACAGAGAAGAAACCCTTTAGATCAGCTCCCCTTCGTGCCCTGTTTCCCTTGCAGATAACTCTCTGGGGCAACACTGTTGGAAAAAACTGTATCACATGGCCCAACCAACGATGGCTCCCTCCAGGCAGCCAGCCCGCCAGTGACCCCTCACCTCCAGCATCTGCTGTAAGGACTCTGTGAGGCGCCTCAGCTCCTTTTTCTCTTGCTCCACACCCTTGAGGCATCTTGCAGTCAGTTCTAGCTCCCTGCAGGGACAGAGGGCTGGGTATGGCAGTGCCCACCCCTCCCAGGCCCCTTTGTGGCTTCCGCTTCACAGAAGCTTATACGGCTTCCCTATACAGCTCAGAGGGCTCTTTGGAAGGCCAGCCCCTCACATGGCTGGGTGCTGCCAGCAGCTGTAGGAGCCCAGGGCTGAACGGAGCAGATCCCGGCCAAGTGGGGCTGAAGTCACTTGCTCCAGGTGTACATGAATCTGTCAAAATAAATCCAGGGCCACCCCAAGGGCAAAGAGGAGTACTGGAGAAACAATGGCCTCACCCTGTCTTCCCTGGACAGCCCTTGCTACAGTCTGCTCACTCTGACATGGGACATGGCTGAGGCCCTTCTCTGGGGTGACAAACTCCTTGCTGCTGTCTTAACAAGCCTGGGTCCCCTTGGGCCTTTACACCTGGTTTCCCTTCCTCCTGCTTGTgatgccttttccttctcccacccATTTTCCAACTCCTACCACCCTTCAAGGCCCAGCACAATCTAACCTCTGTTGAAACCCACATATATCTTAATTCCTATAAAACAGGGGGTCTGTGCTGTGCCCTTGAGCACCTGTTTGTACATTATTGTAAACATTGTTGATGTTTCCTGGGTGTGAGTCTGGTTTTCCCAACCAGATCCTGAAGGGAGAGAGGGCTTATCTTCCATTCCAGGGTCTGGCACAATTCTGGAAGTGAGCAGGTGCTTGGCTATTAGTTGATGAGAGTCTCTGAGCTTCTCCCTCCCCAAAACACATGTCTAATGACTTTCTTTTATAAAGTTGTTTCAAGAACACTCTTTCTGGGCTATCACTGATAATCAGTAGTGATGATGGTGCcggtgatgataatgatggtgatggtgacaacAACCAGCACCATTAACAGTAACCGGAGCAGTTGTCTCCAAATTCATGGATAGGCTACACAGAATGAcctgcagggacttccctcgtggcgcagtggttaagaatgcgcctgtcaatgcaggggacacgggtttgatccccggtccgggaagaccccacatgccgtggagcacctaagcccgtgctcctcaatgagagaagccaccgcaatgagaagcccatgcaccgcaatgaagagtagcctccgctcgccacaactagagaaagcccgcgagcagcaatgaATAACCAacgcagaaaaaaataaaaaaggaaaagaaaaagtaacgaCCTGGAGAACTTTTtaaagtacagtaagtcccctacatacgaaccctcaagttgcaaactttcaaagatgtgaacaggCATTCGCATGTCCCATCACCTAAGTTAGTttacgtgtctggcgtacattgtcacgtgcgtgcatcctctacaaatgGTCGTGCTTTTGTGccctttactgtacagtactgtatagagtacagagtacagtatctttatctCAAGCCCAGGAAAGAGCTACTACCCACACATcgctggatcgttttttcaagagggtagatagaattgaatccagcaaggaaccagaacctgtgccatcaacgtcaggtgtgagtgaaactgcagcttgtcctccatctcctgttgctgacgatccttcagctctaccatctcccacctcctctccctcctccagtcagtaactcttcctgcctgttcactcgatgccagccccggGATGCCAGTTGTACTGTACTAcagtacttttcaaggtactgtgctgtgAGATCgaaaaagttttctttctcttctgtgtttgttttttacgtattatttgtgtgaaaagtattagaaacctattacagtacagtactatacagccgGTTGGGTCAGTTGGGTACCCAGGCTAAATCTgtcctattacagtacagtactatacagccgGTTGGGTCAGTTGGGTACCCAGGCTAAATCTgtcctattacagtacagtactatacagccgGTTGGGTCAGTTGGGTACCCAGGCTAAATCTGTTGGACTTACAAATTGGACTTAGGAACAAGCTAAAGGAACTCGttcgtgtgtaggggacttactggaTAGATTTCTGGGTCCTAACTTCAGCAGATTCTAATCCTCTTAGATGATTATAATATGCAACTGGGTTTGCAAACCATACAGACTAAAGATCCCAAGGGACAGACATCATCAGCCGGAATGTGAAGAGACTGCGGGAAAGACAGGGAGTGTTGGGGATTTTGGCCAAGGGCACCTCCAGACCAGCCTGACCTGTCTGCCCCGGGTAAGGGAGGTTTGCCCGAGGCAGGAGGGGGTCGTTGTTCATGGGGATTTCTGATTGCACCTGCCCATGCCTCATGCTCCAGGGTGCAGAAGTCGCCCATCGGTGTGGGGTCTGCAGCTTTTTCTGGGCACACTCCAAGGCCCGGAGCATTGGGAGGACAGATCTAAACCAAGTCATCAAGCAGTGAGGATCTCCTGGGGGGAGGCCTCTCCAGCCTAACGGGAAACATGGGTCCTATGTGTCCCAGCCTGGGTGCACCTtgcccccgcccccttcccccaggcaccaccaccacctcttttttttttttttttttttttgcgatacgcgggcctctcactgctgtggcctctcccgttgcggagcacaggctccggacgcgcaggctcagcggccatggctcacgggcccagccgctccacggcatgtgggatcttcccggaccggggcacgaacgcgcgtcccctgcatcagcaggcggactctcaaccactgcgccaccagggaagccccaccaccaCCTCTTGATCTGCTCCTGTTCCATCTTCAGCTCCTGTACCACCTCCTCAAACTGCTGCTTCTCGGCCTCCAGCACCTGGTTCAGGCGCTCAAGCTCCTAAAGAgaatcagagaggaagaaaagcgTCACAGGCAGCAA
The genomic region above belongs to Phocoena phocoena chromosome 2, mPhoPho1.1, whole genome shotgun sequence and contains:
- the PLEKHD1 gene encoding pleckstrin homology domain-containing family D member 1, which gives rise to MFASKSNSVSPSPSLEQADSDALDISTKVQLYGVLWKRPFGRPSAKWSRRFFIIKESFLLYYSESEKKSFETNKYFNIHPKGVIPLGGCLVEAKEEPSMPYAMKISHQDFHGNILLAAESEFEQTQWLEMLQESGKVTWKNAQLGEAMIKSLEAQGLQLAKEKQEYLDKLMEETEELCLQREQREELERLNQVLEAEKQQFEEVVQELKMEQEQIKRELELTARCLKGVEQEKKELRRLTESLQQMLEELSIEKKKTLEMLEENENQLQTLANQSEQQPPSGGLHSNLRQIEEKMQQLLEEKLLAEKRMKENEERSRALEEEREFYSSQSQALQNSLQELTAEKLQAERELKAEVKVRVDLERRLREAEGALRSLEQGLNSRVRNKQKEERMRADVSHLKRFFEECIRNAELEAKMPVIMKNSVYIHKAATRRIKSCRFHRRRSSTSWNDVKPSQSFMTSQLEANNMEELKEVAKRLSRDQRFRESIYHIMATQPGAPSALPPVGK